In one Brevibacillus choshinensis genomic region, the following are encoded:
- the hisG gene encoding ATP phosphoribosyltransferase, producing the protein MGFSDSSQKLTIAMPKGRIFEEAVHFLQQAGLQVTAELQDSRKLVIPVENAQLEFILAKPTDVPTYVEYGVADVGVVGKDVLLEEERDVYELLDLQIGYCRMMVAGMPDWKPTEAPRVATKYPKIASRYFREQGQQVEVIKLNGSVELAPMIGLADRIVDIVSTGRTLQENGLVELEHICEITTRLIANRASYRMKSEAVDDIASKFLEVIPRRS; encoded by the coding sequence ATGGGTTTTTCCGATAGCTCACAGAAACTGACGATCGCCATGCCAAAGGGGCGAATCTTCGAAGAGGCTGTCCATTTCTTGCAGCAAGCAGGGTTGCAGGTGACGGCAGAACTTCAGGATTCCCGCAAGCTCGTGATTCCCGTCGAAAATGCACAACTCGAATTCATTTTGGCGAAACCTACGGATGTACCTACCTATGTTGAATACGGAGTAGCAGATGTGGGAGTAGTAGGGAAAGACGTATTGTTGGAAGAAGAACGGGATGTCTACGAGCTGTTGGATCTGCAAATCGGCTACTGCCGCATGATGGTAGCCGGGATGCCGGACTGGAAGCCGACGGAGGCACCACGTGTAGCGACGAAATATCCAAAAATCGCTTCGCGTTACTTCCGCGAGCAAGGTCAGCAGGTAGAGGTCATCAAGCTGAACGGTTCGGTGGAATTGGCTCCGATGATCGGCTTGGCAGATCGCATTGTCGATATCGTATCGACAGGACGGACCTTACAGGAAAACGGGCTCGTGGAGCTGGAGCATATTTGCGAGATTACGACACGCCTGATTGCCAACCGGGCAAGCTACCGGATGAAAAGCGAAGCGGTGGATGACATCGCGAGCAAGTTTTTAGAAGTGATCCCGAGAAGATCATAG
- a CDS encoding transporter substrate-binding domain-containing protein, with product MIIRYWLFILLLACGCLFPADVYAEDKILRIAFDKALPPFSSLDSNGEMVGFNIELIRAIAQHNGWELEYVPLDWEDAVTALRTGEVDVLLGMKYTNRYDQVFDFSESFFTMSEVLLVPSYDQEIFTLNQLSEKVVAVQRAHTSMDLLESVRRVKMVVSFSQQEALENLLRGRADAFIGNRWTAEYLLRKENRWDDFTMRSGLINPTDYAFAVREGHSELLDSLNEGLNQLYRDGTYTRLYSKYFEPYSPHLTDWWRKVVAGLLIALAVGVISIATFYTWNKRLQAEVKRQTAALADVLAFQRKVLDHTESSILSLDMDGHITLVNQVAKRMLAVSDESLGWHIVSVLPQLPWETAVQNRHRQYEGEFLWDQESQQIYHYYMAPFINSTHEQVGWIVTLQDRTEQKRMQARLIAQEKMRALGQLVAGIAHELRNPLTAIKTFVELLPKKIDDSRFRTQMLRYVPEEMERMNRILEDLLDYSRTKPLQTHKTSVDELVYSVLGLFTRRMESERIQVCISIPDHLTIDVDRGRVKQVLINLVLNAMESMVASSEKRLNIQAGEGNGEAWLSVKDTGEGMGEEQLRNLFEPFYTSKSQGIGLGLYVSQKIMREHSARMEVSSEVRAGTTFTLRFEQEDSDAKLVDCR from the coding sequence TTGATCATTCGCTATTGGTTGTTTATTCTGCTGCTTGCTTGTGGCTGCTTGTTTCCAGCTGATGTATACGCCGAAGACAAGATCTTGCGAATTGCTTTTGACAAAGCGCTTCCTCCATTCTCCTCTTTGGATTCGAATGGGGAGATGGTTGGCTTCAATATTGAGCTGATCCGTGCCATTGCGCAGCATAACGGCTGGGAGTTGGAATACGTACCCCTTGACTGGGAGGATGCAGTGACTGCCTTGCGTACTGGCGAAGTGGACGTGCTCCTGGGCATGAAGTATACCAACCGATACGATCAGGTCTTTGATTTTAGCGAATCCTTTTTTACGATGTCGGAGGTGCTTTTGGTACCGAGCTATGATCAAGAAATTTTTACCCTGAATCAATTGAGCGAGAAGGTCGTTGCGGTCCAGCGCGCCCATACGAGTATGGATCTATTGGAAAGTGTCAGAAGAGTCAAAATGGTCGTGTCCTTTAGTCAACAGGAAGCGCTGGAAAATCTGCTTCGCGGGCGGGCCGATGCCTTTATAGGCAATCGCTGGACAGCGGAGTACCTGTTGCGAAAAGAAAACCGCTGGGATGATTTTACGATGCGGTCTGGCTTGATCAATCCGACTGATTACGCATTCGCTGTTCGCGAGGGGCATTCAGAGCTCCTGGATTCGCTGAATGAAGGATTAAATCAGCTGTATCGGGATGGGACGTATACGAGGCTGTACAGCAAATATTTTGAGCCGTACTCGCCCCATTTGACTGACTGGTGGCGCAAGGTGGTAGCTGGTCTTTTGATCGCTTTGGCTGTCGGCGTGATTTCGATAGCGACGTTTTACACATGGAATAAACGTTTGCAAGCAGAGGTAAAGCGGCAAACAGCAGCACTGGCAGACGTGCTCGCCTTTCAACGTAAAGTTCTCGATCATACGGAAAGCTCGATCCTTTCGCTGGACATGGACGGGCATATCACACTGGTAAATCAGGTGGCAAAACGAATGTTGGCTGTAAGCGACGAATCGCTAGGGTGGCATATTGTATCCGTCTTACCTCAGTTGCCTTGGGAAACGGCTGTACAAAACAGGCATCGGCAGTACGAGGGTGAGTTTTTGTGGGATCAGGAATCACAACAGATCTATCATTATTACATGGCGCCCTTTATCAATAGTACACACGAACAGGTAGGCTGGATCGTGACACTACAGGATCGGACGGAGCAAAAGCGAATGCAAGCACGTTTGATCGCTCAGGAGAAAATGCGCGCCCTCGGTCAGCTGGTTGCGGGGATAGCCCATGAATTACGCAATCCCTTAACGGCGATCAAGACGTTCGTTGAGCTGTTGCCGAAGAAAATAGATGATTCCCGTTTCCGCACGCAGATGCTCCGTTATGTCCCTGAGGAAATGGAACGGATGAATCGGATTCTCGAAGATTTGCTCGATTATTCCAGGACCAAGCCTCTCCAGACTCATAAGACCTCCGTGGATGAGCTGGTGTATTCGGTCCTCGGCCTGTTTACGAGGCGGATGGAGAGTGAGCGGATTCAGGTGTGTATCAGCATACCGGACCACTTGACGATCGATGTGGACCGAGGAAGGGTCAAGCAGGTCTTGATTAATCTAGTCCTTAATGCGATGGAATCAATGGTGGCGAGCAGCGAGAAGCGATTGAACATTCAGGCGGGAGAAGGCAACGGTGAGGCGTGGCTATCGGTCAAAGACACTGGGGAAGGCATGGGGGAAGAGCAATTGCGCAACTTGTTTGAGCCTTTTTATACCAGCAAGTCCCAAGGGATTGGGCTTGGTCTTTACGTGAGCCAAAAAATTATGCGGGAGCACAGCGCACGTATGGAAGTGAGCAGTGAGGTCCGGGCAGGTACTACCTTTACCCTGAGGTTTGAACAGGAGGACAGCGATGCAAAACTTGTTGATTGTCGATGA
- a CDS encoding GNAT family N-acetyltransferase: protein MNGLYTGKLIELRPVTREDMERMYVWRNDEEAATWAAGTSVAIYSNISLDSLHAMYDENVRSAQLSDKLNRFVFSVYTREGVHIGSCDYREVNPVTRAATIGIAIMDKGYWSKGYGTDTLQVLLRFLFNKLNLNRVQLDTWSGNARAIRAYEKCGFVVEGRLRQNEYVDGQYYDTIMMGLLREDFFRNK, encoded by the coding sequence GTGAACGGTTTGTACACAGGAAAATTAATCGAATTACGACCAGTTACCAGAGAAGATATGGAGCGGATGTATGTTTGGCGTAACGATGAAGAAGCGGCTACATGGGCTGCGGGCACATCGGTAGCGATTTACAGCAATATATCGTTAGATTCATTACATGCGATGTATGACGAAAATGTTCGATCCGCCCAGTTGTCGGATAAATTAAATAGATTTGTGTTTTCCGTCTATACAAGAGAAGGTGTGCATATTGGCAGTTGTGATTACCGCGAAGTCAATCCCGTTACGCGGGCAGCCACCATCGGAATTGCCATCATGGATAAAGGATACTGGAGCAAAGGATACGGAACCGATACGCTTCAGGTGTTGCTCCGCTTTCTCTTTAACAAGTTAAACTTGAATCGGGTGCAGCTAGATACGTGGAGCGGAAATGCCCGTGCGATTCGCGCCTATGAGAAATGCGGCTTCGTGGTAGAAGGAAGGCTTCGTCAGAACGAATACGTCGACGGACAGTATTACGATACCATCATGATGGGGCTTTTGCGTGAGGACTTTTTCCGTAACAAGTAG
- the hisA gene encoding 1-(5-phosphoribosyl)-5-[(5-phosphoribosylamino)methylideneamino]imidazole-4-carboxamide isomerase yields the protein MSFIIYPAIDIRGGKCVRLFQGDYAQETVYADSPLEMAKRWVEQGASWVHLVDLDGAKEGKPANAEIIKEIARTIPVPVQVGGGIRTEEQIADYLEAGVARVIVGTAAIEDEPFTQRILQAYGDKIAIGLDCRNGMVATRGWLNTTDVSATELAKRLVSYGAETFIYTDIARDGTLTGPNVEEISALAIATGKSVIASGGVSNLDDLLTLSTHEKDGVTGAIVGKALYTDAFTLDEALNRMGERV from the coding sequence ATGAGTTTCATTATTTATCCGGCAATTGATATTCGCGGGGGGAAATGCGTCCGATTGTTTCAGGGAGACTATGCCCAGGAAACGGTTTACGCTGACTCTCCTTTGGAAATGGCAAAGAGGTGGGTAGAACAGGGAGCTTCGTGGGTACATCTGGTCGATCTGGATGGAGCCAAGGAAGGCAAGCCTGCCAATGCCGAGATCATCAAGGAAATCGCGCGTACGATTCCAGTTCCGGTACAAGTGGGCGGAGGAATTCGGACGGAAGAACAGATCGCCGATTACTTGGAAGCGGGCGTGGCGAGAGTCATCGTCGGTACGGCTGCGATCGAAGACGAGCCGTTTACCCAGCGTATTTTGCAAGCGTACGGAGACAAGATCGCGATCGGTCTCGATTGCCGAAATGGCATGGTCGCGACTCGTGGCTGGCTAAATACCACTGACGTATCAGCGACTGAGCTGGCAAAGCGATTAGTGTCGTATGGAGCAGAGACCTTCATTTATACAGACATTGCTCGCGATGGCACGTTGACGGGACCCAATGTGGAGGAAATCTCGGCGTTGGCAATCGCCACGGGTAAATCGGTCATCGCATCTGGCGGAGTGAGCAATCTCGATGATCTTTTGACGCTCTCCACTCATGAGAAAGACGGCGTAACGGGTGCCATCGTCGGAAAAGCGCTTTACACAGACGCATTCACCTTGGATGAGGCGCTGAATCGCATGGGGGAGCGTGTATAA
- the hisD gene encoding histidinol dehydrogenase yields MRIMSASQFDGKRSVDSGTKEQQEAVKAILSDVRERGDEALRDYTERFDRVRLEQFLVSDEEFAEASAQVSSEVRDALAEAAENIRDFHQRQVRQSWFSTKESGTLLGQIIRPLKRAGLYVPGGTAAYPSSVLMNAIPAKIAGVPEVVITTPPGRDGKINPAILVAAQIAGVKEIYKVGGAQAIAALTYGTVQIKAVDKIVGPGNIFVALAKREVFGLVSIDMVAGPSEIAVLADETANPRYIAADLLSQAEHDPMSAAILVTTSQTVAEAVAREVERQLADLPRRQIAEAAIRDFGAILVVNDLEEGFAVINRIAPEHLEIMIAEPFEHLGKVENAGAIFLGAYSSEPVGDYFAGTNHVIPTNGTARFSSPLSVDDFIKKSSVVSYSKRDLLENGHKIVALAEQEGLAAHGRAITERLRDFDSEEQERDNG; encoded by the coding sequence ATGCGCATCATGTCGGCCAGTCAATTTGACGGAAAACGATCAGTAGACTCTGGCACCAAGGAGCAACAGGAAGCAGTCAAAGCTATTCTCTCGGATGTGCGGGAACGAGGAGACGAAGCGCTGCGAGATTATACGGAGCGGTTCGATCGCGTGCGCCTGGAGCAATTTCTCGTGAGTGATGAGGAATTCGCCGAAGCCAGCGCGCAAGTCTCCTCTGAAGTAAGAGACGCTCTCGCTGAAGCGGCTGAAAATATTCGAGATTTCCATCAAAGGCAAGTGCGCCAGTCCTGGTTTTCTACGAAGGAGAGCGGAACGTTGCTCGGTCAGATCATTCGTCCATTGAAGCGAGCAGGACTGTATGTGCCGGGTGGTACCGCGGCGTATCCGTCCAGCGTTCTGATGAATGCCATCCCTGCCAAGATCGCAGGTGTACCCGAAGTGGTCATCACGACACCTCCCGGACGAGATGGAAAAATCAATCCGGCGATTCTCGTGGCAGCACAGATTGCAGGCGTGAAGGAAATATACAAGGTAGGTGGCGCACAGGCAATCGCAGCGCTTACTTATGGAACCGTTCAAATCAAAGCCGTCGATAAAATCGTAGGTCCGGGCAACATATTTGTGGCTTTGGCGAAGCGGGAAGTGTTTGGGCTGGTTAGCATCGATATGGTAGCGGGACCGAGCGAGATCGCTGTCCTGGCTGACGAGACTGCCAATCCACGCTATATCGCGGCTGATCTGCTCTCACAGGCAGAGCACGATCCGATGTCCGCTGCGATTCTTGTAACTACGTCGCAGACAGTCGCAGAAGCCGTCGCCAGGGAAGTCGAACGACAGCTGGCAGATCTGCCGCGTCGCCAGATCGCAGAAGCGGCGATCCGTGATTTTGGGGCCATTTTAGTGGTCAATGATCTGGAGGAAGGCTTCGCTGTGATCAACCGCATTGCTCCCGAGCATTTAGAAATCATGATCGCGGAGCCATTCGAGCATCTGGGTAAGGTGGAGAACGCAGGGGCGATATTCCTCGGAGCGTACAGCTCGGAACCGGTGGGCGATTACTTTGCGGGCACCAACCACGTCATTCCGACCAATGGGACAGCGCGTTTTTCGTCGCCTCTTTCCGTGGATGACTTCATCAAGAAATCGAGCGTCGTCTCCTACAGCAAGCGCGACTTGCTGGAGAATGGGCATAAAATCGTAGCACTGGCCGAGCAGGAAGGTCTGGCTGCACACGGACGGGCAATTACCGAACGTCTACGTGACTTTGATAGCGAAGAGCAGGAGCGTGACAACGGATGA
- the hisIE gene encoding bifunctional phosphoribosyl-AMP cyclohydrolase/phosphoribosyl-ATP diphosphatase HisIE, translating into MTAEIAWEQLKFDENGLIPAIVQDAVSKEVLTLAYMNKESLQKSLETKETWFWSRSREELWHKGATSGNTQQILSIRYDCDGDALVVQVVPNGPACHTGAYSCFAGELVEGAQEASSTGTADRFAILAELEQLIAAREAERPEGSYTTYLFEKGVDKILKKVGEEAAEVIIAAKNRSHEELRYEASDLIFHLLVLLREQKLPLDQVLTELQSRR; encoded by the coding sequence ATGACAGCAGAGATCGCGTGGGAACAATTGAAATTTGATGAAAATGGCCTCATTCCCGCCATTGTACAGGATGCGGTGAGCAAGGAAGTACTGACGCTCGCTTATATGAACAAGGAGTCGCTGCAAAAATCGCTGGAGACGAAGGAGACCTGGTTCTGGAGCCGTTCGCGTGAAGAGCTGTGGCACAAAGGAGCGACGTCTGGAAATACGCAGCAGATCCTTTCCATTCGCTATGATTGCGACGGTGACGCATTGGTTGTACAGGTAGTGCCAAATGGTCCTGCCTGCCACACAGGAGCGTATAGCTGTTTTGCGGGTGAGCTGGTAGAAGGCGCACAGGAGGCTTCCAGTACAGGTACTGCTGACCGTTTTGCCATTCTCGCAGAACTGGAGCAATTGATTGCAGCCCGCGAAGCAGAGCGCCCTGAAGGCTCTTACACGACGTATTTATTTGAAAAAGGCGTGGACAAGATCTTGAAAAAGGTAGGCGAAGAGGCGGCTGAGGTCATCATCGCAGCAAAAAATCGAAGCCATGAAGAACTGCGCTACGAAGCATCTGATCTGATCTTCCATTTGCTCGTTCTCCTGCGGGAGCAAAAATTGCCGCTGGATCAGGTCTTAACCGAGCTCCAGAGCCGCCGTTGA
- the hisB gene encoding imidazoleglycerol-phosphate dehydratase HisB codes for MSELQKRVAQIERNTNETQIALSFGIDGAGESKQDSGVPFLDHMLDLFTRHGHFDLNVKAKGDIEIDYHHTVEDIGICLGHSLREALGDKKGIKRYGNAFVPMDDALAQVVIDISNRPHLEYRATYPTNVVGQFPTELVHEFLWKFALEARINLHVILHYGHNTHHMIEAIFKALGRALDEATTIDPRVKGVPSTKGVL; via the coding sequence ATGAGTGAGTTGCAAAAACGAGTAGCGCAGATCGAGCGCAATACGAATGAGACCCAGATCGCCCTTTCCTTTGGAATTGACGGGGCAGGAGAGAGCAAGCAGGATTCCGGCGTGCCGTTTCTCGATCACATGTTGGATCTGTTTACGCGGCATGGACATTTTGATCTGAACGTGAAAGCAAAAGGCGACATCGAAATCGACTATCACCACACGGTAGAGGACATCGGCATTTGCCTGGGCCACTCTCTGCGTGAGGCATTGGGCGATAAAAAAGGCATTAAGCGCTACGGCAATGCCTTTGTGCCGATGGACGATGCGCTAGCTCAAGTTGTTATCGATATTAGTAACCGTCCGCATCTGGAGTACCGGGCGACGTATCCAACCAACGTGGTCGGGCAATTCCCTACTGAGCTGGTGCATGAATTTCTGTGGAAGTTTGCCCTGGAGGCGCGGATCAATCTGCACGTGATCCTGCACTATGGACACAATACACATCACATGATTGAAGCGATCTTCAAAGCACTTGGCCGCGCGCTGGACGAAGCGACGACGATCGACCCGCGAGTCAAAGGGGTCCCGTCTACCAAAGGGGTTTTGTAA
- a CDS encoding TAXI family TRAP transporter solute-binding subunit, with the protein MMIKNKMLTIMSSVLLVLTVSACGGQSTTAPQAGQSGGAAAGGGAEQKFLTIATGGSSGPYYTLGGAMAKIYKEKLGYNASVQSTGASVENINLVKAKKADVAFVMSDVTTFAYAGQENFKEGGAIKDLRAMAGLYLNYVQIVTLKDRNIKSVADLKGKRVGVGAPNSGVEVNARMVLAGHGISYDDIKADYLSYAEAIEQLKNNAIDAAFVTSGLPNSTVIDLSTTKDVEIVPIKKEDVEKMKEQFPFFVSAEIPAGLYKNDQPIQTAAIRNILLVRNDLSDDQVYKLTKTFFDEMEALRAAHSAAKEIDVKEAGKNLVVPLHPGAEKYYKEVGALN; encoded by the coding sequence ATGATGATAAAAAACAAGATGCTGACAATCATGTCATCTGTGCTGCTTGTATTGACCGTATCTGCTTGTGGCGGGCAATCCACAACAGCACCACAAGCGGGACAATCGGGAGGAGCGGCTGCAGGTGGCGGGGCTGAACAGAAGTTTTTGACGATCGCGACAGGGGGCAGCTCCGGTCCGTATTACACGCTGGGTGGGGCGATGGCCAAGATCTACAAAGAGAAGCTGGGCTACAACGCTTCCGTCCAATCGACCGGTGCATCCGTGGAAAATATCAATTTGGTAAAAGCCAAAAAGGCAGATGTAGCGTTTGTCATGTCTGATGTAACGACGTTTGCTTATGCTGGTCAGGAAAATTTCAAAGAGGGCGGTGCCATCAAAGATCTTCGTGCGATGGCTGGGCTGTATCTGAACTACGTGCAAATCGTGACGTTAAAAGACCGCAATATCAAGTCAGTGGCAGATTTGAAAGGGAAACGCGTCGGTGTAGGGGCTCCCAACTCTGGGGTAGAAGTGAATGCGCGTATGGTCTTGGCAGGGCATGGCATTTCGTATGACGACATCAAAGCAGACTACCTGTCGTATGCAGAAGCGATCGAGCAACTGAAAAACAATGCAATTGATGCGGCATTTGTTACATCTGGATTGCCGAACTCTACGGTAATCGACCTCAGTACAACCAAGGACGTCGAGATCGTTCCGATCAAAAAAGAAGATGTGGAGAAGATGAAGGAGCAGTTCCCGTTCTTTGTGTCGGCCGAGATTCCAGCTGGACTGTACAAGAACGATCAACCGATTCAAACAGCCGCGATCCGCAATATTTTGCTAGTGCGTAATGACTTGTCTGATGATCAAGTATACAAGCTGACCAAAACGTTCTTTGACGAGATGGAGGCATTGAGAGCGGCGCACAGCGCAGCCAAGGAAATCGATGTGAAGGAAGCGGGCAAGAATTTAGTGGTTCCCCTGCATCCAGGGGCTGAAAAATACTACAAAGAAGTCGGCGCTCTGAATTAA
- the hisH gene encoding imidazole glycerol phosphate synthase subunit HisH, with translation MIGIIDYGMGNLYSLSKALERLGYSYDFVSQPERLNDFSGLILPGVGAFGDAIANIRELGLEQAIHDYAASGRPILGICLGMQLLFGKSEEHGEHIGLGLLSGEAIRFAGDYKIPHMGWNQLQLTQKHWLLDGVQNGDYVYFVHSYHVRVGSADELLATSDYHQDVTAIVGRENVYGMQFHPEKSGETGMQLLRNFAVQCEGVLA, from the coding sequence ATGATCGGCATTATCGACTATGGCATGGGCAATTTGTACAGCCTGAGCAAAGCGCTGGAACGTCTGGGCTATTCCTATGATTTTGTTTCCCAGCCAGAGCGCCTGAATGACTTTAGCGGACTGATCTTGCCTGGTGTCGGGGCGTTTGGCGATGCGATTGCTAACATTCGTGAGCTGGGACTGGAACAGGCGATTCATGATTATGCGGCATCAGGGCGTCCTATCCTGGGCATTTGCCTCGGCATGCAGCTGTTGTTTGGAAAGAGTGAAGAACACGGTGAACACATCGGGCTGGGGTTACTGAGTGGAGAGGCTATCCGTTTTGCTGGTGATTACAAGATCCCGCACATGGGCTGGAACCAGCTGCAGCTCACGCAAAAGCACTGGCTGCTCGACGGTGTGCAGAACGGCGACTACGTCTATTTTGTCCACTCCTATCACGTGCGGGTGGGAAGTGCAGATGAATTGCTGGCAACGAGTGACTACCATCAGGATGTGACCGCCATTGTAGGACGGGAGAACGTATACGGCATGCAGTTCCACCCGGAAAAGAGCGGAGAGACCGGGATGCAATTGCTGCGCAATTTTGCCGTGCAGTGTGAGGGGGTATTGGCATGA
- the hisF gene encoding imidazole glycerol phosphate synthase subunit HisF, whose product MLAKRIIPCLDVKDGRVVKGVQFLGLRDAGDPVELAKKYSEERADELVFLDISASHEGRKTMVDVIERTAANITIPFTVGGGINSVDDMKRILRAGADKISLNTAAVLRPELIHEGATVFGSQCVVVAIDARLVGGERWEVYTHGGRNATGRDVVEWAQEAEALGAGEILLTSMDDDGEKKGFGIELTRRVSEAVGVPVIASGGAGSREHFFGVLTDGKADAALAASIFHYDETSIQSVKEYLQTRGVVVRP is encoded by the coding sequence ATGCTAGCCAAACGAATCATTCCTTGCCTGGATGTAAAAGACGGTCGGGTCGTAAAAGGCGTGCAGTTTTTGGGACTGCGTGACGCGGGCGACCCAGTCGAGCTCGCCAAGAAATACAGTGAAGAGCGAGCAGATGAGCTCGTTTTTCTCGATATATCTGCTTCTCATGAAGGCCGCAAGACGATGGTAGATGTGATTGAACGCACAGCTGCCAACATTACCATTCCGTTTACGGTTGGTGGTGGGATCAACAGCGTCGATGACATGAAGCGCATTTTACGCGCAGGAGCCGATAAGATTTCACTGAATACAGCCGCCGTGCTACGGCCAGAACTGATCCACGAAGGAGCGACTGTTTTTGGCTCCCAATGTGTCGTCGTAGCGATTGATGCCCGCCTCGTGGGGGGAGAGCGATGGGAAGTGTACACCCATGGAGGACGCAATGCTACAGGAAGAGATGTCGTTGAATGGGCACAGGAAGCAGAAGCTCTGGGCGCAGGCGAAATTCTGCTCACGAGCATGGATGACGACGGGGAGAAAAAGGGCTTTGGCATCGAGTTGACCAGACGGGTATCTGAAGCCGTAGGCGTCCCGGTCATCGCATCCGGTGGTGCGGGCTCTCGTGAGCATTTTTTCGGCGTGTTAACAGACGGCAAGGCGGATGCAGCATTGGCTGCTTCGATTTTCCACTATGATGAGACCTCGATCCAATCGGTGAAAGAGTATCTCCAGACCAGAGGAGTTGTGGTGCGGCCATGA
- a CDS encoding sigma-54-dependent transcriptional regulator, producing the protein MQNLLIVDDEPSICVSLSFALEDDYAVWTATDAETALETVQSEQIDCVLLDLSLGQSSGLALLSQIKTIRPQITVIMMTAYGTIESSVEAIKAGAYHYLTKPLHIDEVKLLLDKAFEFQALHKQVQVLSDAVKQQQSYAGIIGKSPVMGRVFELIKKVKDIPSSILITGESGTGKELVARAIHFEGNRSLAPFSVINCAAIPETLLESELFGHEKGTFTGAYQSKKGLFERSHGGTVFLDEIGEMPLSLQAKLLRVIQDRVVTPLGSYEQKEVDIRIIAATNRQLEDEVAKGTFREDLFYRLNVIPIRTPALRERMEDIAHLVDHFLQRCTLSMGKREKVFTPEAKKWLYSYTYPGNVREVANIVEYAVALSQGERITLEDLPPALTERKQDVQGRQSERDGVIIPNGITLDEAERRVILHTLERHAGHRKKTADQLGISERGLRQKLKQYLEIE; encoded by the coding sequence ATGCAAAACTTGTTGATTGTCGATGATGAACCTTCAATATGTGTCTCCCTCTCCTTTGCGCTGGAGGATGATTATGCGGTTTGGACTGCGACGGATGCCGAAACCGCATTGGAGACGGTGCAATCGGAGCAGATCGACTGCGTCTTGTTGGATCTGAGTCTCGGACAATCGAGTGGATTGGCATTGCTTTCCCAGATCAAGACCATTCGACCACAGATTACGGTGATTATGATGACAGCATATGGAACCATCGAGTCGTCCGTAGAAGCGATCAAGGCTGGAGCCTACCACTATTTGACCAAGCCGCTACATATAGACGAGGTCAAGCTGCTCTTGGACAAGGCCTTTGAATTTCAGGCGCTGCACAAACAGGTACAGGTCTTGAGTGATGCGGTAAAGCAGCAGCAGTCGTACGCAGGGATCATCGGAAAAAGTCCTGTGATGGGCAGGGTGTTTGAACTGATCAAAAAAGTAAAGGACATTCCTTCGAGCATTTTGATTACAGGAGAAAGTGGGACTGGCAAGGAGCTGGTGGCACGAGCTATTCATTTTGAAGGGAATCGATCCTTGGCTCCGTTTTCCGTAATTAATTGTGCGGCGATCCCCGAGACTTTATTAGAAAGTGAACTGTTTGGGCATGAAAAGGGGACATTTACGGGGGCTTATCAGAGTAAAAAAGGTCTGTTTGAGCGTTCTCACGGGGGCACGGTGTTCCTTGATGAAATCGGGGAAATGCCACTCTCCTTACAGGCAAAGCTATTGCGGGTCATTCAGGACAGGGTCGTCACTCCTCTCGGCAGCTATGAACAAAAAGAGGTGGATATCCGGATCATTGCCGCGACCAATCGGCAGCTGGAGGACGAAGTGGCCAAGGGGACGTTTCGTGAGGATCTTTTTTACCGGCTCAATGTCATCCCGATTCGCACCCCGGCGCTGCGGGAACGGATGGAGGACATTGCACACCTCGTCGATCATTTTCTGCAAAGATGCACGCTCAGTATGGGGAAGCGCGAGAAAGTCTTCACCCCAGAGGCGAAAAAATGGCTCTACTCTTACACGTATCCGGGGAATGTACGGGAGGTGGCCAATATTGTGGAGTATGCGGTTGCGCTTTCCCAAGGGGAGCGTATTACATTGGAGGACTTGCCTCCAGCTTTGACAGAGCGCAAGCAGGACGTACAGGGTAGGCAATCCGAAAGAGACGGGGTGATCATTCCGAACGGTATCACCCTGGATGAAGCGGAACGGCGCGTCATTTTGCATACGCTGGAACGTCATGCTGGCCATCGAAAGAAAACAGCGGATCAGCTGGGCATTAGTGAACGAGGTTTGCGGCAAAAGCTCAAGCAATATCTCGAAATAGAATAA